From a region of the Helianthus annuus cultivar XRQ/B chromosome 5, HanXRQr2.0-SUNRISE, whole genome shotgun sequence genome:
- the LOC118492071 gene encoding DNA-binding protein HEXBP-like yields the protein MNNIIRLILMLMLVLIIRLILHTSKRQTCFNCGIPGHIARNCVHRPNVQQNANTHSCADVCEPVHNTQKEPKRVDQNQGYKKSAHQGQSQSRKARDKVKKSSNQGEKTKNGAQSNKTSANNKYKHQNSSSSESKVQAHPTQKGRVCPSGPPRANQAAQNVFPMKRQTCYNCGIAGHIARNCTNRPYVPYYTQHQRVTPRDKYNSKPMKVSSPTAMKNVNPNVKPSDEDWNAAKAKRKQALKPTQVLKSNKVDKPTV from the coding sequence ATGAACAACATCATCCGTCTGATTCTCATGCTTATGCTAGTTCTGATCATCCGTCTGATTCTCCATACATCGAAGCGACagacatgtttcaactgtggaattcCTGGACACATTGCTAGAAATTGTGTTCATCGTCCAAACGTGCAACAAAATGCCAATACTCACTCTTGTGCTGATGTTTGTGAGCcagttcacaacacacaaaaGGAGCCAAAACGAGTAGATCAAAATCAGGGATATAAGAAGTCTGCTCATCAAGGACAATCACAATCTCGTAAGGCTCGTGACAAGGTGAAGAAAAGCTCCAATCAGGGAGAAAAGACGAAGAATGGTGCTCAGAGCAACAAGACTTCTGCAAACAACAAATACAAGCACCAAAATTCATCTTCGTCTGAAAGTAAAGTGCAGGCGCATCCAACGCAAAAAGGACGGGTTTGTCCTTCAGGACCTCCTAGAGCAAATCAAGCTGCTCAAAATGTCTTTCCTATGAAAAGGcaaacttgctacaactgtggcattGCGGGTCATATTGCTAGAAACTGCACAAATCGTCCCTATGTACCTTATTATACACAGcatcagagggttacaccaagGGATAAATATAATTCTAAGCCAatgaaggtatcttcacctaccgcaatgaagaatgtgaatccgaATGTTAAACCTTCTGATGAGGATTGGAATGCTGCTAAAGCAAAAAGAAAACAAGCTTTGAAACCTACACAAGTTTTGAAAAGTAACAAGGTTGATAAGCCAACTGTTTAG